The genomic region TTCTGTGGAACCCACTGTAATAGATATACTGTCCCAAGTGCACCAAATCCATAAATCGGACAAAAAGGTCCATATAAAAACCCTCTATTCACTACTTTTCCACTTCCTAGTGAACAATATATACACTCACAACACCAACCAATAAAACTATATATTCCTAAATATAGAAAAATATTTGCATAAAAATCCATCTACAATTCTCCTCATTTACATCTGCTTTAAATAACAAAAATCTCATTTTTTTAAATAGTTAATAAATTAAATCAATTGTACTGATAATAATAATGATTGTCAATCCTATTATATTAAAATAGTCAACCAAATATGTTGCTTATTTTTTATGTTAATAATTATCTTTTCTATAAAATAAGAAACGGCTATATTTATTTTTATTATCAAGATTATCTCTATTAAAAAAAGTATCTCTTTAACAGGGATACTTAAATTATGATACAAAGATAAATTTATTAATCTTTTATCTTGTTAGGGTATTTAATAAACATCCTATGAAATAGTAAATAAAGAACACACAAATATCTACTACAACGATTGTTGCACCAACTGGTGATGCAAATAAAATAGAAATAAGTATTCCTAAAACTGTACAAACAACCGAAAAGATGGTTGATGAAATGGTAACAGATAAGAAACTTTTAAACACTTGCATACTTGCTAAAGCAGGAAAAATAATTAATGCAGATATAAGTAAAGATCCTACTAAATTCATTGCTAGTACAATAATAACTGCAATGATAACTGCTATCATTAGATTATATTTTTTAGCATTTGTTCCTGTTGCATTTGAAAAATTTTCATCAAAAGTAACAGAGAATATACGATGATAATACAATACAAATAAAACAACTACAACAATAGATAGGACTCCACTAAGAATAACATCATACTGATTTAAAGTTAAGATTGATGTTGAACCAAATAATGAAGTACATACATCTCCTGCTACATTTACAGAAGTAGAAAATACATTAAGTAACAAATAACCTACTCCTAATGTTCCCACTGAAATCATTGCTATTGCAGCATCTCCTTGAACCTTTTTACTTTCACCTGTGCGAAGTAAAAAGATTGCACTTAGCCCTGTTAATAACAATACCAATGGTGTTTCAACTGTTAAATTTAGCACTGCCGAAATAGATACTGCTCCAAATGCAACATGAGATAATCCATCCCCAATATAGGAAAAACGTTTCAACACAAGGGTTACA from Tannockella kyphosi harbors:
- a CDS encoding metal ABC transporter permease is translated as MEIISKIMYYLQYPFVVYALVVGVLIALCSSLFGVTLVLKRFSYIGDGLSHVAFGAVSISAVLNLTVETPLVLLLTGLSAIFLLRTGESKKVQGDAAIAMISVGTLGVGYLLLNVFSTSVNVAGDVCTSLFGSTSILTLNQYDVILSGVLSIVVVVLFVLYYHRIFSVTFDENFSNATGTNAKKYNLMIAVIIAVIIVLAMNLVGSLLISALIIFPALASMQVFKSFLSVTISSTIFSVVCTVLGILISILFASPVGATIVVVDICVFFIYYFIGCLLNTLTR